One genomic region from Dehalobacter restrictus DSM 9455 encodes:
- the metK gene encoding methionine adenosyltransferase, with product MGYKLFTSESVTEGHPDKICDQISDAILDAVLCQDREARVACETSVTTGLVLVSGEITTHCYVDIPRVVRETIRQIGYTRAKYGFDADTCAVLTSIGEQSSDIALGVNKALEAKISEEDISEIGAGDQGMMFGYATNETETFMPVPIDLAHKLARRLAEIRKAEVLNYLRPDGKTQVTVEYEDGKPKRIDTIVISTQHHPEVSQEQIKNDLLEHVVRPVVPSEMLDENTRYYINPTGRFVIGGPQGDAGLTGRKIIVDTYGGMARHGGGAFSGKDPTKVDRSGAYAARYVAKNVVGAGLADRCEIQIAYAIGVARPVSISVETFGTGKVSDDKIITLINETFDLRPAAIINTLDLRRPIYRQTAAYGHFGRNDLDLPWEKLDKVEQLRKLAGR from the coding sequence ATGGGTTACAAATTATTTACCTCAGAATCTGTTACCGAAGGACATCCCGACAAAATATGCGATCAAATTTCGGATGCAATTCTTGATGCCGTCCTGTGTCAGGACAGAGAAGCAAGAGTTGCCTGTGAAACATCTGTGACAACCGGGCTGGTTCTGGTAAGCGGCGAGATTACCACCCATTGTTATGTGGATATTCCAAGAGTCGTAAGGGAAACCATCAGACAGATTGGATATACGAGAGCCAAGTATGGCTTTGACGCAGATACATGTGCGGTGCTGACCTCGATTGGAGAGCAGTCCAGTGATATTGCCTTAGGCGTTAACAAAGCACTGGAGGCAAAAATATCCGAAGAAGATATCAGTGAGATCGGTGCAGGAGACCAGGGGATGATGTTTGGCTATGCGACAAACGAAACCGAAACATTCATGCCGGTGCCGATTGATCTTGCGCATAAGCTGGCCCGCAGGCTAGCTGAAATCCGTAAGGCGGAAGTGCTGAACTATTTAAGACCTGACGGTAAAACGCAGGTTACCGTTGAATACGAGGACGGAAAACCCAAAAGGATCGATACGATTGTAATTTCGACCCAGCATCATCCTGAGGTTTCCCAGGAGCAGATCAAAAATGACCTTCTGGAACATGTCGTAAGACCAGTGGTTCCATCTGAAATGTTGGATGAGAATACCCGTTATTATATCAACCCGACGGGCAGATTTGTGATTGGCGGGCCTCAGGGTGATGCAGGACTTACCGGCAGAAAAATTATCGTTGACACCTATGGCGGTATGGCTAGACATGGTGGCGGGGCGTTTTCCGGAAAAGATCCTACGAAGGTTGACCGGTCCGGGGCTTATGCCGCGCGCTATGTGGCCAAAAATGTTGTCGGAGCGGGCCTAGCTGACCGCTGTGAGATTCAGATCGCCTATGCGATTGGGGTTGCGCGTCCTGTCTCCATTTCAGTTGAAACATTTGGGACGGGTAAGGTCAGTGATGATAAGATCATCACGCTGATTAATGAAACGTTTGATCTTCGTCCGGCTGCAATCATCAACACTCTGGATCTCCGCA
- the coaBC gene encoding bifunctional phosphopantothenoylcysteine decarboxylase/phosphopantothenate--cysteine ligase CoaBC: MLCGKRVLLGVTGSIAAYKAVDIASRLVKSGAEVFVVMTKSATELVAPLTFRSISGQPVYTEMFTEPKMWNIEHISLAQKADITLIAPATANIIAKMAVGLADDFLSTVLLAVNNPIFVAPAMNHAMYHHPATQQNLGILQQRGIHMIGPAKGYQACGTEGDGRMSEPAEIIDFLQNFMLNREIMKGRKVLVTAGGTREELDPVRYLGNYSSGRMGYAIAEAFAEAGAQVTLVSGPSDILPPFGVETVRIISAEEMYLEVMTRYAEQDIVVKAAAVADFRPAVRNEQKIKKDGESVILELVPNPDILSALGARKKHQYLVGFAAETQNVIENGLEKLKRKKADMLVVNDVTAPGAGFGTDTNIVSFLYPDGRKIDLPKMSKLDVARRLVQEIALNKGIGSKE; encoded by the coding sequence ATGCTTTGCGGTAAACGTGTGCTTCTGGGCGTAACAGGCAGTATTGCTGCCTACAAAGCGGTCGACATTGCCAGCAGACTGGTGAAAAGCGGTGCAGAGGTCTTTGTCGTGATGACAAAATCAGCGACAGAGCTCGTTGCGCCTTTGACATTTAGAAGCATATCAGGACAGCCGGTTTATACGGAAATGTTCACGGAACCTAAAATGTGGAACATTGAACATATTTCTCTGGCCCAGAAGGCAGACATCACCTTAATCGCTCCGGCGACAGCCAATATCATTGCGAAGATGGCTGTCGGTCTTGCTGATGATTTTCTTTCTACCGTCTTGCTGGCTGTCAATAATCCAATCTTTGTAGCTCCGGCGATGAATCATGCCATGTATCATCACCCTGCAACGCAGCAGAATCTGGGGATTCTTCAGCAACGGGGTATTCATATGATCGGGCCAGCCAAAGGATACCAAGCCTGCGGGACAGAAGGCGACGGCAGGATGAGTGAGCCTGCGGAGATCATTGATTTCCTTCAGAATTTTATGTTAAACCGGGAAATCATGAAAGGCCGGAAAGTGCTAGTTACGGCCGGCGGCACCCGCGAGGAACTTGATCCGGTCAGATATCTTGGAAATTACAGCTCAGGCCGCATGGGCTATGCAATTGCTGAGGCGTTTGCTGAGGCAGGCGCACAGGTGACCCTGGTCAGCGGCCCCTCGGATATCCTGCCCCCGTTCGGCGTGGAAACGGTCCGGATTATTTCAGCGGAAGAGATGTATCTGGAAGTTATGACACGATATGCGGAACAGGATATCGTCGTCAAAGCAGCTGCTGTTGCTGATTTTCGACCTGCAGTCCGCAATGAGCAAAAGATCAAAAAAGACGGAGAGTCTGTTATCTTAGAATTAGTTCCGAATCCAGATATTCTGTCAGCTTTGGGAGCTCGGAAGAAACACCAGTACTTGGTTGGCTTTGCTGCCGAGACCCAAAATGTAATTGAAAACGGTCTGGAAAAGTTGAAACGCAAAAAGGCCGATATGCTTGTAGTCAATGATGTCACAGCACCTGGCGCAGGTTTTGGCACAGATACCAATATTGTTAGTTTTCTTTATCCCGATGGCAGAAAAATAGATCTGCCCAAAATGAGCAAGCTGGATGTCGCCAGAAGGTTGGTGCAAGAGATTGCCTTGAACAAAGGTATTGGATCAAAGGAGTGA
- the rpoZ gene encoding DNA-directed RNA polymerase subunit omega, translated as MKQPSLDVLMSQADSKYTLVVAAAKRARVLMNNLDASEFKDTKPVSRALLEIADGKVYPDFFDKVTSDALR; from the coding sequence ATGAAGCAGCCTTCTTTGGATGTTCTGATGTCCCAGGCAGACAGTAAATATACCCTAGTGGTGGCAGCTGCCAAAAGGGCCAGGGTACTCATGAACAATTTGGATGCAAGTGAATTTAAAGATACAAAACCTGTTAGCAGGGCTTTGCTTGAGATTGCAGACGGAAAAGTCTATCCTGACTTTTTTGATAAGGTAACGTCAGATGCTTTGCGGTAA
- the gmk gene encoding guanylate kinase, whose amino-acid sequence MEDKGLLIVVSGPAGVGKGTLCKRLFAECGDLEYSISVTTRAPRPGETEGKEYYFRSRDQFLKMVENNEFLEWAEFCGNLYGTPRFHVESVLKRNKTILLEIDMQGAKIVKKAFPDGVFIFIVPPSLEELAERLYGRGTETPEVMQRRLAQAVLEMKNMKDYDYAVENDEIGTAVEKLKSIMIAEKCRVSSKP is encoded by the coding sequence ATGGAAGACAAAGGGCTGCTGATTGTGGTCTCAGGTCCTGCAGGAGTTGGAAAAGGAACGCTGTGTAAGCGGCTTTTTGCCGAGTGCGGTGATCTGGAATATTCTATTTCTGTAACGACCAGGGCACCAAGACCGGGAGAAACAGAGGGAAAAGAATACTATTTTCGTTCCAGGGATCAATTTCTTAAAATGGTTGAGAATAATGAGTTTCTGGAATGGGCAGAGTTTTGCGGAAACCTGTATGGAACCCCAAGATTTCATGTGGAAAGTGTCCTGAAGAGAAACAAGACCATCTTACTGGAAATCGATATGCAGGGAGCAAAAATTGTCAAAAAGGCTTTTCCGGATGGTGTGTTTATTTTCATTGTTCCGCCTTCCCTGGAAGAGCTCGCTGAAAGGCTTTATGGAAGAGGAACGGAAACACCTGAGGTCATGCAGCGCAGACTAGCACAAGCCGTTCTGGAAATGAAAAATATGAAGGATTATGATTATGCTGTTGAGAACGACGAAATTGGCACTGCGGTAGAAAAGCTTAAGAGTATTATGATTGCAGAAAAATGCCGGGTGAGTTCAAAGCCGTAA
- the remA gene encoding extracellular matrix/biofilm regulator RemA, whose amino-acid sequence MDIKLINIGFGNIVSANRIISIVSPESAPIKRIIQEARDTGMLIDATYGRRTRAVIMCDSHHVILSAVQPETVAHRLTAKESSSEDPVD is encoded by the coding sequence TTGGATATCAAATTGATTAATATAGGATTTGGCAATATTGTATCGGCTAACAGAATTATCTCGATTGTAAGTCCGGAATCAGCACCCATTAAGCGAATTATTCAGGAAGCGCGCGATACAGGAATGCTCATCGATGCCACCTATGGGCGAAGGACGCGTGCCGTCATTATGTGTGACAGCCACCACGTAATTTTGTCGGCTGTTCAGCCTGAAACGGTTGCCCATCGTCTGACCGCCAAAGAATCCAGTAGTGAGGATCCGGTTGATTAA
- a CDS encoding YicC/YloC family endoribonuclease, which translates to MANSMTGFGRGEAQGLGVQISVEMKSVNNRFLEVLVKLPRNLNIIEERFRKAVQEKVQRGRVDIYVNIKETEEKKRLVKVDKDLVLSYDNSLKELANLLNTTYKSDLFSLVSFPEVLSVENEETDAEALWPYLNMALQEALNQLIQMRRTEGERLAKDLLKKLDDLSGMVDQVTVRAPQVVAEYQEKLRERLAALLADTSLDEARLITEIAIFADRSSIEEELVRLGSHFEQFTKAFSTNEPIGRKLDFLVQEMNREINTIGSKANDLEISHIVVQGKSELEKIREQVQNIE; encoded by the coding sequence TTGGCAAATAGTATGACTGGTTTTGGCAGAGGGGAAGCTCAGGGACTCGGAGTCCAGATTTCAGTAGAAATGAAGTCAGTGAACAATCGCTTCCTGGAAGTCCTAGTGAAACTACCAAGAAACTTGAATATCATTGAGGAACGTTTTCGTAAAGCCGTGCAGGAAAAAGTCCAGCGGGGCCGCGTTGATATTTACGTGAATATCAAGGAAACGGAAGAAAAAAAGAGATTAGTTAAGGTTGACAAAGATTTAGTGCTGTCGTATGATAATTCTCTGAAGGAATTGGCAAATTTGCTCAATACCACGTATAAGAGCGATCTTTTTAGTCTGGTTTCGTTCCCTGAAGTACTCAGTGTTGAAAACGAAGAGACGGATGCAGAAGCCTTGTGGCCATATCTCAATATGGCTTTACAGGAGGCGCTGAACCAGTTAATTCAAATGCGTAGGACTGAAGGGGAGAGACTGGCCAAGGATTTGCTGAAAAAATTAGATGACCTTTCCGGAATGGTTGATCAAGTAACTGTAAGAGCGCCGCAGGTTGTGGCGGAATATCAGGAAAAATTAAGGGAAAGGCTTGCGGCGCTTCTGGCGGACACTTCGCTGGATGAAGCTAGACTGATTACCGAAATTGCCATTTTTGCCGACAGGTCTTCTATTGAGGAAGAGCTGGTCAGGCTCGGGAGTCATTTTGAACAATTTACCAAAGCCTTTTCAACCAATGAGCCGATTGGACGGAAACTTGATTTTCTGGTTCAGGAAATGAATAGAGAGATTAATACCATTGGATCTAAGGCGAATGATCTGGAAATTTCACATATTGTTGTCCAAGGGAAAAGTGAACTGGAGAAAATCCGGGAACAGGTTCAGAATATTGAGTAA
- a CDS encoding LL-diaminopimelate aminotransferase — translation MAFVNENYLKLPGSYLFSEIARREKQFRQENPDCDLIKMGIGDVTRPLPPAVIEAMHQAVEEMGQQKTFRGYGPEQGYEFLIEKIIEHDFKPRGVDLAVNEVFISDGAKTDTANFQEIFGMGNILAVTDPVYPVYVDSNVMAGRTGIYNNDKGQFEGIVYLPCNQENGLKPALPSTKADMIYLCYPNNPTGTTLSAEELKKWVDYARDHKAIILFDAAYEAFIREDGVPHSIFEIEGAREVAVEFRSFSKTAGFTGTRCAYTIVPKEVMVYDSKGEAHSLNKLWLRRQTTKFNGVSYPIQAATAAVFSEAGKQQVKETIDYYMDNAAIIRAGLEKAGYTVFGGVNAPYIWLKTPGQMGSWEFFDKLMKEANVIGTPGAGFGASGEGFFRLTAFNTRENTERAIERIRTRIV, via the coding sequence ATGGCTTTTGTCAATGAAAATTATCTTAAACTGCCTGGAAGCTATCTCTTTTCGGAAATAGCCCGCCGGGAAAAGCAATTCAGACAGGAAAACCCGGACTGTGACTTAATAAAAATGGGTATTGGTGATGTGACCCGCCCGCTTCCGCCAGCCGTCATCGAAGCAATGCATCAGGCTGTCGAGGAAATGGGCCAGCAGAAAACCTTTAGAGGATATGGCCCAGAACAGGGATATGAGTTCCTGATTGAAAAAATCATTGAGCACGATTTCAAGCCCCGCGGTGTGGACCTGGCAGTTAACGAAGTGTTTATCAGTGACGGGGCCAAGACGGACACCGCCAATTTCCAGGAGATATTTGGCATGGGCAATATCCTGGCTGTTACAGACCCGGTTTATCCGGTTTATGTGGACAGCAATGTCATGGCTGGACGTACCGGTATTTATAACAACGACAAAGGGCAGTTTGAAGGAATCGTTTATCTTCCCTGTAATCAGGAAAATGGACTGAAACCGGCGCTTCCCAGCACGAAAGCAGATATGATCTACCTGTGCTATCCGAATAATCCGACTGGAACGACACTTTCGGCTGAAGAACTGAAGAAATGGGTCGATTATGCACGCGATCATAAGGCCATCATCTTATTTGATGCTGCGTACGAAGCTTTCATACGGGAAGACGGTGTTCCCCATAGTATTTTTGAAATCGAAGGTGCGCGCGAAGTGGCCGTGGAATTCAGGAGTTTTTCCAAGACGGCTGGTTTTACCGGGACTCGCTGCGCATATACCATCGTTCCAAAGGAAGTCATGGTCTATGATTCCAAAGGAGAAGCGCACAGTCTGAATAAATTATGGCTTAGAAGGCAGACCACAAAATTCAATGGAGTATCTTATCCGATCCAGGCTGCCACTGCTGCCGTATTTTCTGAGGCAGGGAAACAACAGGTCAAAGAAACCATTGATTATTATATGGATAATGCCGCAATTATCCGGGCTGGTCTCGAAAAAGCGGGATATACCGTCTTCGGCGGTGTGAATGCACCGTATATCTGGCTAAAAACACCGGGACAGATGGGGTCCTGGGAATTCTTTGACAAGCTGATGAAAGAAGCCAATGTTATCGGAACACCCGGAGCCGGCTTCGGTGCGAGTGGGGAAGGATTCTTCCGGCTGACGGCTTTCAATACTAGGGAGAATACGGAGAGGGCCATTGAAAGGATAAGGACCAGAATAGTATAG
- the dapF gene encoding diaminopimelate epimerase produces MDFVKMHGLGNDFICLDHFLFPTGMDYAETAVQLCHRQFGVGGDGLIVILSSDVADARMRIFNSDGSEPEMCGNGIRCFAKYVYEAGYVQRDSLKIETLAGVLNVKLEICRGAVHHVTVNMGEPCLDPIKIPVLAGTDTALNQKLEVAGQEVIFSAVSMGNPHCIIFTEDLELLPFETLGPAIEKHPLFPRKTNVEFVKVDNSGEITVKVWERGVGPTLACGTGACASVVAAVLAGRTGRTVIVHLPGGDLKIEWQEGQQVHMTGPAVCVFRGSTLES; encoded by the coding sequence ATGGATTTTGTGAAAATGCATGGTCTGGGAAACGATTTTATCTGCCTGGATCATTTTCTTTTTCCGACGGGTATGGATTATGCCGAAACCGCTGTCCAGCTTTGCCACAGACAATTCGGCGTCGGCGGTGACGGTCTTATTGTGATTCTGTCTTCCGATGTAGCCGATGCAAGGATGAGGATATTTAATTCAGACGGTTCTGAACCGGAGATGTGCGGCAATGGCATACGCTGTTTTGCCAAATATGTTTATGAAGCCGGTTACGTTCAGAGAGATTCGCTTAAGATAGAAACGTTGGCTGGAGTTCTGAATGTCAAACTGGAGATCTGCCGGGGAGCTGTACACCATGTTACGGTTAACATGGGCGAGCCGTGTCTTGATCCCATTAAGATACCTGTTTTGGCCGGAACGGACACTGCACTTAACCAAAAACTTGAGGTTGCCGGGCAAGAAGTTATTTTTTCGGCGGTATCGATGGGAAATCCGCATTGTATTATTTTTACCGAGGATTTGGAATTGCTTCCATTTGAAACGCTGGGTCCTGCGATCGAGAAACACCCGCTGTTTCCGAGAAAAACAAATGTGGAGTTTGTCAAGGTAGACAATTCAGGTGAAATAACCGTTAAGGTGTGGGAACGCGGAGTCGGCCCAACGCTGGCCTGCGGAACGGGAGCCTGCGCATCTGTGGTTGCAGCAGTACTGGCTGGTAGAACCGGTAGAACTGTGATTGTTCATTTGCCCGGGGGGGACCTGAAGATTGAATGGCAGGAAGGTCAGCAAGTCCATATGACGGGTCCAGCAGTCTGTGTTTTTCGCGGAAGTACGCTTGAATCATAA